A region from the Methanomicrobia archaeon genome encodes:
- a CDS encoding ABC transporter permease: protein MHINYWKELKKSTFGMIGLALLILIVIIAVLSPLLARYDPGEPSHAALKPPSNEHWLGTNDVGQDIWSRLLYGAKNTLLVALGVGVLTTLIGTVIGASTALVGGLYERIMMRAVDALIAIPAVIVIILVAAYVLPNVWILILLISVLTWQGGARLVRAQTLSVKERMHVYAARTFGANRWYISTRHIIPDLSPILFAVFIHSATRGIFMEAGLAFLGIADISTVSWGLMMHHALRFYYLDVWMWWLLPTGLALSVTIMAFVFIGYALETAMDPRLKEGSNA, encoded by the coding sequence ATGCACATTAACTACTGGAAAGAGCTGAAAAAGAGCACCTTTGGAATGATCGGGTTAGCTCTGCTTATCTTAATCGTCATTATTGCGGTATTGTCGCCTCTTCTTGCTCGATATGACCCGGGTGAGCCAAGCCACGCAGCCCTTAAACCCCCGTCCAACGAGCATTGGTTGGGAACAAACGATGTGGGACAGGATATTTGGAGTCGTCTACTTTACGGGGCGAAAAACACGCTCTTAGTGGCTCTAGGTGTGGGCGTGCTAACAACCCTTATCGGTACCGTCATCGGAGCATCGACTGCGCTCGTCGGTGGCTTATACGAAAGAATAATGATGAGAGCGGTAGATGCCCTCATTGCGATTCCCGCGGTTATTGTTATCATTTTAGTCGCAGCCTATGTCCTGCCGAATGTCTGGATACTTATTCTTCTCATTTCTGTCCTAACCTGGCAGGGCGGGGCGAGACTGGTAAGAGCTCAAACACTGTCAGTTAAGGAACGAATGCATGTTTACGCAGCGAGAACGTTTGGAGCAAATAGGTGGTACATCTCAACACGCCATATAATACCTGACCTCAGTCCAATTCTGTTCGCCGTATTTATCCACAGCGCAACGAGGGGGATATTCATGGAAGCGGGTTTGGCGTTCCTCGGCATAGCAGACATCTCAACGGTGAGTTGGGGGCTCATGATGCATCACGCACTCAGATTCTACTACCTTGACGTTTGGATGTGGTGGCTCCTTCCGACTGGACTTGCTCTTTCGGTTACGATAATGGCTTTCGTTTTCATTGGATACGCCCTTGAAACAGCCATGGATCCCCGCCTAAAGGAGGGAAGTAATGCTTGA
- a CDS encoding metal transporter translates to MEVKEGLRKWRKVLIVIAVMILLSPFFAWAAEVVGYAEPLESAAEHLGAMEHESAIISGLIPDYTIPGGNPYASAIVAGIVGCLIVLGLGLVLGKVLERRENGRTRWHD, encoded by the coding sequence ATGGAAGTAAAAGAAGGGCTGCGCAAATGGAGGAAGGTGCTCATCGTTATCGCAGTGATGATCTTGTTATCGCCATTTTTTGCATGGGCAGCGGAGGTTGTAGGATACGCAGAACCGCTTGAAAGTGCTGCAGAACACTTGGGGGCGATGGAACACGAATCCGCAATAATATCGGGGCTAATCCCGGATTACACAATCCCGGGGGGTAACCCTTATGCCTCAGCGATAGTAGCGGGCATAGTGGGTTGTCTCATTGTTCTGGGTCTGGGTTTGGTGCTGGGCAAAGTGCTCGAAAGGAGGGAAAATGGTCGAACTCGCTGGCACGATTAA
- the cbiQ gene encoding cobalt ECF transporter T component CbiQ, whose translation MVELAGTIKVISKLLRDFLVAEEYAYREGFLQGVDQKVKLMAILLLIVLAVSTQDIFFLLLLFLFSLAMVLRSNISLKMYLPRFGFIPLFAFIIVLPWIFLIPDQPIFTLLGLNVTMPGIMYVITFTLRVTACVSCVSLLLFTTRVSDLLHTLKSLKIPDPLVDMFGLVYRYLFTFLSELERMLLGRECRVVSDQRLLKNWRDGGNVVGNFLSRTFSRGENVYKAMRARGYDGSFKTYPRNDKIGKKSIVFMALVGIMVGIWLVTRL comes from the coding sequence ATGGTCGAACTCGCTGGCACGATTAAAGTAATCTCGAAATTGCTCAGGGATTTCCTGGTTGCGGAGGAATATGCATACAGAGAGGGATTCCTCCAAGGTGTGGATCAAAAAGTGAAATTAATGGCGATACTTCTGCTGATCGTGCTGGCAGTTTCGACACAAGACATCTTTTTCCTCCTTCTTCTTTTTTTATTCTCGCTTGCAATGGTTTTACGCTCAAATATATCGTTGAAGATGTATCTTCCGCGGTTTGGGTTTATTCCACTCTTTGCGTTCATCATCGTTCTTCCCTGGATTTTTTTGATACCCGATCAGCCGATCTTCACATTGCTTGGACTTAACGTCACGATGCCAGGCATCATGTATGTGATAACATTCACGCTCCGGGTGACGGCATGCGTATCCTGTGTATCTCTTCTGTTATTCACCACCAGGGTATCAGATTTGCTCCATACATTAAAATCGCTGAAAATTCCTGATCCGTTGGTGGATATGTTTGGACTGGTATATCGCTATCTCTTCACTTTTCTATCTGAATTAGAGAGAATGCTTCTGGGAAGGGAATGTAGGGTAGTTTCTGATCAAAGGCTGCTCAAGAATTGGAGGGACGGTGGTAACGTGGTTGGCAACTTCTTATCTCGGACGTTTTCTCGTGGTGAGAACGTTTATAAGGCGATGAGGGCGAGGGGATATGACGGGAGTTTCAAAACATATCCGCGAAATGATAAAATCGGAAAAAAAAGTATAGTTTTTATGGCTTTGGTGGGGATAATGGTGGGAATATGGCTCGTGACAAGGTTATAG
- a CDS encoding ABC transporter substrate-binding protein, whose translation MKNKAIPFLTLVSVSILLISSVPGLSVASAGPEDAKAGEVSYTIADPTGDYGYPSPYGHYPRGPGYVRMSFIFDTLLWKNAEGFVPALAEDWNYIAAENAYVFHLRKGVTWHDGEKFSAEDVAFTFNYVKEHPSWWVDIPYVKQVEVLDEYTVKIYLTEQIASFLNDDAGQLAILPQHIWQDVKNPSKFMEPEALIGTGPFKLVDYSKTHGSYLFEAYEDYYLGKPEIERLMFVKISEEMASTALIRGVVNATAIPPETVEKVKGKDFTLISQSGDWNVKLMINHEKEPMSSKEFRHALAYAINRSELVEIAQRGQAIRGSPGLLSPTSPYYNPDIVTYDYNPERAKDLLESMGYQLKDDGYYWKDEEMLELELITTPQMGFERVAEIMAQQLEEVGIKVNIRSLESKTLDSRVINRQFDVAINGHGGIGGDPSILNKVILGTFGYSANYTKNETLNQLLEAHLHEMDEEKRKEIVREIQAIYAEELPALTLYYPTWYWGHDGSVDIYYTRGGIARGIPIPLNKLALMDYKATANTPASTATKAPVPGFELALSLLVLITVAFLKRRR comes from the coding sequence ATGAAGAATAAAGCCATTCCATTTTTAACGCTAGTATCAGTTTCAATTCTCCTGATCTCTTCAGTACCGGGCTTGTCCGTCGCCAGCGCAGGTCCTGAAGATGCAAAGGCTGGTGAAGTGAGCTACACAATTGCGGATCCCACGGGTGATTACGGCTATCCCTCTCCTTATGGACACTATCCACGGGGTCCGGGGTACGTAAGAATGAGTTTCATCTTCGACACCTTATTATGGAAGAATGCAGAAGGCTTTGTGCCTGCTTTAGCTGAAGATTGGAACTACATCGCAGCCGAGAATGCGTATGTTTTCCATTTACGTAAAGGCGTTACCTGGCACGATGGGGAGAAGTTTTCGGCAGAGGATGTCGCTTTCACCTTTAATTATGTTAAGGAACACCCCAGTTGGTGGGTGGACATTCCCTATGTAAAGCAGGTAGAGGTACTTGACGAATATACGGTAAAAATTTACTTGACGGAGCAAATCGCTTCCTTTCTGAACGATGACGCAGGCCAATTAGCCATTCTTCCACAACATATATGGCAGGACGTCAAGAATCCTAGCAAATTCATGGAACCGGAAGCGCTGATAGGGACAGGGCCCTTCAAGCTTGTTGATTACAGCAAAACTCATGGTTCCTACCTCTTTGAAGCTTACGAAGATTACTATCTGGGAAAACCTGAAATAGAGCGATTGATGTTTGTCAAAATCAGTGAGGAGATGGCTTCTACTGCATTAATAAGAGGAGTAGTCAACGCTACTGCAATACCACCGGAAACCGTGGAAAAGGTTAAAGGGAAGGACTTCACGTTAATAAGCCAATCAGGGGATTGGAATGTCAAGCTCATGATAAACCACGAAAAGGAGCCAATGTCTTCTAAAGAGTTCAGACACGCCCTCGCCTATGCAATAAACAGGAGTGAACTGGTGGAAATCGCACAACGAGGTCAAGCTATTCGAGGAAGCCCCGGCTTACTCTCTCCTACCAGTCCGTACTACAACCCGGACATCGTAACGTATGACTACAATCCAGAGCGTGCAAAAGACCTTTTGGAAAGCATGGGGTACCAATTGAAAGACGACGGCTACTACTGGAAAGATGAAGAAATGCTTGAACTCGAACTCATAACGACCCCGCAAATGGGTTTTGAACGTGTTGCCGAGATAATGGCGCAGCAGTTGGAGGAAGTAGGCATAAAAGTCAATATCAGGAGCCTTGAATCGAAAACACTTGATAGCAGGGTCATAAACCGGCAATTCGATGTGGCTATAAACGGACATGGCGGGATCGGCGGCGATCCGTCAATCCTGAACAAAGTCATTCTTGGCACGTTTGGCTACAGTGCGAATTACACGAAAAATGAGACCTTGAACCAGTTGCTCGAAGCACATTTGCATGAGATGGACGAGGAAAAGAGGAAGGAGATAGTGCGTGAAATTCAGGCGATTTACGCAGAGGAACTCCCTGCTTTGACGCTTTACTATCCGACGTGGTACTGGGGACATGACGGCAGCGTTGACATTTATTACACCAGGGGCGGTATTGCAAGGGGAATACCCATCCCTCTGAACAAGCTGGCTCTTATGGACTACAAAGCAACGGCGAATACTCCGGCATCCACAGCCACGAAAGCACCAGTACCGGGATTTGAACTCGCGCTTTCGCTACTTGTACTCATTACAGTGGCGTTTCTGAAAAGAAGACGGTGA
- a CDS encoding formylmethanofuran dehydrogenase, whose product MKEQGEKILFREEIEDLIENGDLKGLLEKSGELHGHLCSYSAYGVKAGYIAMCELGFRNRGMEELVAIVETNNCFSDGIQLVTGCTFGNNGLIFRDYGKTAVTVAKRDGTAIRIVLSPDVDARRAQEYPEAHELFDKIVAKREKATPEEHKRLMQLFAEISIAELEKPADEIFLIKRLNIRVPEYAPIFDSVTCSICGESLMKTRAVIENGKYFCIPCSNREFYQMDGSGISFMDKGGRQR is encoded by the coding sequence ATGAAAGAGCAAGGTGAAAAGATACTATTTAGAGAAGAGATAGAGGATTTAATAGAAAACGGGGATCTAAAGGGCTTGCTTGAGAAAAGCGGTGAATTGCATGGCCATTTGTGTAGCTATTCAGCATACGGAGTCAAGGCGGGCTATATTGCCATGTGCGAGTTGGGGTTCAGAAATAGAGGCATGGAAGAACTTGTGGCAATTGTCGAAACCAATAATTGCTTCAGTGATGGCATTCAACTCGTAACCGGCTGCACTTTCGGAAATAACGGGCTTATATTCAGAGATTATGGGAAAACCGCCGTAACCGTAGCGAAACGGGACGGGACTGCGATAAGAATCGTTTTAAGCCCTGATGTTGACGCTCGTCGTGCACAAGAGTATCCAGAAGCACATGAGCTGTTCGATAAGATCGTGGCTAAGCGCGAAAAGGCAACACCCGAGGAGCATAAAAGGTTGATGCAGCTATTTGCAGAAATCTCAATCGCGGAATTGGAAAAACCCGCGGATGAAATTTTTCTCATAAAGCGCCTGAACATTAGAGTGCCTGAGTACGCCCCAATATTTGATTCGGTGACGTGTTCGATTTGTGGCGAGAGCTTGATGAAAACGCGTGCTGTAATCGAGAATGGGAAATATTTTTGTATCCCGTGCTCCAACCGTGAATTCTATCAGATGGACGGGTCTGGCATTTCCTTCATGGACAAGGGGGGTCGGCAACGATGA
- a CDS encoding ABC transporter ATP-binding protein, with protein MARDKVIEARNLKYRYPDGTIGIEKVDFELWSGEKVAIIGPNGSGKSTLLEVLAGLIEPTEGYVKFFGKESIDQYELRRRVGVMLQNPDDVLFNPTVREDLEFGPAQLQIPKEEFNKILEEISQLLDLKPYLNKPPFRLSKGEKQKAALGSVLALKPEVLLLDEPFSAVDIGSKQSMIRYLNRLNEGGVTIVVTAHDLTTVPLIADRVYLLNKRVMAMGSTRDTLTNAELLKNNGLEVPPLVELGLRLGINTMPLTVDEAVKRLQEEFDKS; from the coding sequence ATGGCTCGTGACAAGGTTATAGAAGCAAGGAACCTGAAGTATCGGTACCCGGATGGGACTATTGGCATAGAGAAAGTGGATTTTGAGTTGTGGAGTGGCGAGAAAGTAGCGATTATCGGTCCAAATGGCTCGGGGAAGAGCACCCTTTTAGAAGTCCTCGCGGGTTTGATAGAGCCTACCGAAGGATATGTGAAGTTCTTTGGAAAGGAATCAATAGACCAGTACGAATTGAGAAGGCGTGTGGGTGTAATGCTCCAAAATCCTGACGACGTTTTATTCAATCCAACGGTGAGAGAAGATCTGGAGTTTGGGCCGGCGCAACTCCAGATACCAAAAGAAGAGTTTAATAAGATACTTGAGGAGATCTCGCAACTCCTGGACTTGAAGCCTTATCTAAATAAGCCGCCATTCAGACTGAGCAAGGGTGAGAAACAGAAAGCTGCGCTCGGAAGTGTTTTAGCACTAAAGCCTGAAGTTCTTCTCTTGGACGAGCCGTTCTCCGCTGTGGACATCGGCAGTAAGCAATCCATGATACGATATCTGAACCGCTTGAATGAGGGCGGAGTTACCATCGTAGTGACCGCACACGATCTTACGACAGTTCCATTAATAGCGGACCGCGTTTACCTCCTGAACAAGCGCGTAATGGCAATGGGTTCCACCAGAGATACCCTGACCAATGCAGAATTGCTAAAAAATAACGGGCTTGAGGTTCCCCCGCTTGTGGAACTCGGGCTAAGGCTCGGCATAAATACGATGCCGTTAACCGTTGACGAAGCCGTGAAAAGGTTGCAGGAGGAATTTGATAAGAGCTAA
- the cfbA gene encoding sirohydrochlorin nickelochelatase, with product MAEEVDEKGERGADSAVVLIGHGSTLPYNKEVLEELGKRIEMREIYKTVRVAFMQLNSPNIEDVLRDLAEEGTKKIVAQPVFLADGVHTTEDIPEKLKIAFEGPWANLGRDVKLVYAKPIGADERIVDILLDRLKAAMGE from the coding sequence GTGGCAGAAGAAGTGGATGAAAAAGGTGAAAGAGGCGCGGATTCCGCGGTCGTTTTGATAGGGCACGGTAGCACGCTGCCGTACAATAAAGAAGTCCTTGAAGAGCTAGGGAAGCGGATAGAGATGCGAGAGATATATAAAACGGTCAGGGTGGCCTTCATGCAGTTGAACTCCCCGAACATTGAAGACGTGCTGAGAGACCTCGCGGAAGAAGGAACTAAGAAAATAGTGGCCCAACCCGTTTTTTTAGCCGACGGGGTCCATACAACGGAGGACATTCCGGAAAAGTTGAAAATAGCCTTTGAAGGTCCATGGGCGAATTTGGGCAGAGATGTTAAGCTCGTTTACGCAAAGCCAATAGGTGCGGATGAGCGGATCGTGGATATCTTGCTGGATCGTCTGAAAGCAGCTATGGGCGAGTGA
- a CDS encoding SMC family ATPase has product MLLKTLTLRNYRKYKDASVEFPDGVIGIIGLNGVGKTTLVEAIGWALFGHHAARTTKELIKREGASPHEPCRVTLEFELESDRYAVVREMAGKTLVPKASLKINGKLVTSNADEVTAVLRDKIGMDYLAFFTSVFARQKELNALSVMKAAERKKLVLRMLGIERIEQGIQKIREEKRGKEKRIEGIRSALLDKEGRKKLDVLTGKQEDLVQEHERLMPIIAELEAATRRKEAEVADAKKILEIATKTYEEYIELSTKLRACEMELRTIRKQRAEKARELAELNLKQNRLETIAGKEAHYFQIRDQKAQLETQREQYQRKQELEARDRKTAHELQNRTEKLKGLQEQVTTFHGVEDELRSVKAELETLQKQKARLHTALGALKSQLLQVKKEIEEQTKKQQRIADLGPESDCPLCERTLGTHYEALLTKLEGELEIKRNALKSLFTAYKREKVELAVTERAEETQTKELSAQEHRMTELRALEMHIAHEAREVTRWQAELASIQSDLSPLKMLQFDAAAYTDVLTRLTELEVVYRELLGLRAETKRIAGVEQAIHELAELEETTERAQAAVQQQIADLGFDKRDYEVKKADYERTRDELSDSKLALLAKRNELENVRREANRVSEEIAEQQRLMAEQEQEATEVSYLSVLEQLMSEFKLFMVGRIRPMLSDYASDMLRRLTDGKYSTMELDENYDIYLYDEGTAYELNRFSGGEEDLANLSLRLAISAVVTERSAIQTNFIILDEIFGSQDAFRKRNIIQALNALSKKFRQIFLITHIEDVRDYMEHVLRVTEDEDGVSWVSWGE; this is encoded by the coding sequence ATGCTCTTAAAGACGCTCACACTGCGGAACTATCGGAAGTACAAGGATGCTTCGGTTGAGTTCCCGGATGGCGTTATCGGCATTATTGGATTGAACGGCGTGGGGAAGACCACGCTGGTAGAAGCGATCGGTTGGGCGCTATTCGGCCATCATGCGGCGCGAACGACGAAAGAGCTGATCAAGCGCGAGGGGGCGTCACCGCACGAGCCCTGCCGTGTGACTTTGGAGTTTGAACTCGAAAGCGATCGGTATGCCGTTGTCCGTGAGATGGCGGGCAAGACGCTGGTGCCGAAGGCGAGCCTGAAGATTAACGGCAAGCTCGTTACGAGTAATGCCGATGAGGTCACCGCGGTACTCCGGGATAAGATCGGCATGGATTATCTGGCCTTCTTCACCTCGGTCTTCGCGCGGCAGAAGGAGTTGAATGCGCTCTCGGTAATGAAAGCGGCGGAGCGGAAGAAGCTCGTGCTGCGTATGCTCGGCATTGAACGGATCGAGCAGGGCATCCAGAAGATACGGGAGGAGAAACGCGGCAAGGAGAAGCGGATCGAGGGCATCAGATCGGCATTACTTGATAAAGAAGGTCGGAAGAAGCTCGACGTGCTCACCGGCAAGCAGGAGGATCTGGTGCAGGAGCATGAGCGGCTCATGCCGATTATCGCCGAACTTGAAGCGGCGACGCGCAGGAAAGAAGCGGAAGTAGCGGACGCGAAGAAGATCTTAGAGATCGCAACGAAGACCTACGAGGAGTATATCGAGCTGAGCACGAAGTTACGTGCGTGTGAGATGGAACTGAGGACTATTAGGAAACAGCGTGCGGAGAAGGCGCGTGAGCTCGCCGAGTTGAACCTGAAGCAGAACCGGCTGGAGACGATAGCCGGTAAAGAAGCGCATTATTTCCAGATCCGCGATCAGAAGGCGCAGCTGGAGACGCAGCGTGAGCAGTATCAGCGGAAGCAGGAATTAGAAGCGCGAGATCGGAAGACGGCGCACGAGCTTCAGAACCGCACTGAGAAGCTCAAAGGACTGCAGGAGCAGGTAACCACATTTCACGGTGTTGAGGATGAGCTGAGATCGGTCAAAGCCGAATTGGAGACGCTCCAGAAGCAGAAAGCGCGGCTTCACACGGCGCTTGGCGCGCTTAAATCGCAGCTACTCCAGGTGAAGAAGGAGATCGAAGAGCAGACGAAGAAGCAGCAGCGGATTGCTGATTTAGGTCCGGAGAGCGACTGCCCGCTCTGCGAGCGTACTCTGGGCACGCACTATGAAGCTTTACTCACCAAACTCGAAGGCGAGCTGGAAATCAAGCGTAACGCCTTGAAATCGCTCTTTACGGCGTACAAGCGCGAGAAAGTAGAGCTCGCGGTGACGGAACGAGCAGAGGAGACTCAGACGAAGGAGTTGAGCGCGCAAGAGCACCGCATGACTGAGCTGCGTGCTCTGGAGATGCATATCGCCCATGAAGCGCGCGAAGTAACAAGATGGCAGGCAGAGCTGGCATCGATCCAGAGCGATTTGAGCCCGTTAAAAATGCTCCAATTCGATGCCGCTGCGTATACGGATGTCCTTACGAGATTAACCGAGCTCGAAGTGGTGTACCGCGAACTACTGGGGTTGCGAGCTGAGACAAAACGGATCGCGGGGGTGGAACAGGCCATTCACGAACTCGCGGAGCTGGAAGAAACGACTGAGCGAGCTCAGGCAGCAGTACAGCAGCAGATAGCTGATTTGGGCTTCGACAAGCGTGATTATGAGGTGAAGAAGGCTGATTACGAACGTACAAGGGACGAACTGAGCGACTCAAAGCTCGCGTTATTAGCAAAGCGGAATGAGCTTGAGAACGTGCGTCGCGAAGCGAACCGTGTCTCGGAAGAGATCGCGGAGCAGCAGCGGCTCATGGCCGAGCAGGAGCAGGAAGCGACCGAGGTGAGTTATCTCAGCGTGCTGGAGCAGCTCATGAGCGAGTTCAAGCTCTTCATGGTCGGGCGAATCCGGCCGATGCTCTCTGATTACGCGTCCGATATGCTGCGACGGTTGACAGACGGCAAGTACAGTACGATGGAGCTGGATGAGAACTACGATATTTACCTGTACGACGAAGGCACGGCATACGAACTCAATCGGTTCTCAGGCGGTGAGGAGGATCTGGCGAACCTCAGTCTCCGGTTAGCGATCTCCGCGGTCGTTACCGAACGCAGCGCGATTCAGACCAATTTCATCATTCTGGACGAGATCTTTGGCTCGCAGGACGCATTCCGTAAGCGGAACATCATCCAGGCGCTGAACGCGCTCTCGAAGAAGTTCCGCCAGATCTTCCTGATTACGCATATCGAGGACGTGCGGGATTATATGGAGCACGTGCTGCGGGTGACGGAGGATGAAGACGGGGTGAGCTGGGTGAGCTGGGGCGAATGA
- a CDS encoding metal transporter translates to MHIPDGFLDLWICAVMYIISATVIGYSVKKLKDKLEAPQVPLIGIVGAGIFAAQMLNWPIPGGTSAHFVGGAIAGILLGPYAGCLSMVSVLTIQCLVFGDGGITALGANIFNMAIVDVFVGYGIFKALRRYNQDVSLFLAGWIGIWLGALAAGVEIGVSSIFAYGLMTTVPVMGIWHGALGIIEGIITMLAVRYVLVKQPDFVPLPKEVRG, encoded by the coding sequence ATGCATATACCTGACGGATTTTTGGATCTTTGGATATGCGCTGTGATGTATATCATCTCAGCGACGGTGATTGGATATTCAGTCAAGAAACTGAAAGATAAGTTGGAGGCCCCACAAGTCCCGTTGATCGGTATAGTAGGGGCGGGAATTTTCGCAGCACAGATGCTCAACTGGCCAATTCCTGGAGGGACAAGTGCGCATTTCGTTGGAGGAGCGATTGCGGGGATACTCCTTGGACCCTATGCGGGGTGCTTATCAATGGTTTCGGTCCTGACTATTCAATGCCTGGTGTTTGGAGATGGCGGGATTACTGCACTTGGAGCGAACATTTTCAACATGGCGATAGTGGATGTATTCGTCGGCTACGGGATCTTTAAAGCGCTACGGCGATACAACCAGGATGTATCACTATTTTTGGCTGGTTGGATCGGGATTTGGCTTGGTGCACTTGCTGCTGGCGTTGAGATAGGAGTATCTTCGATCTTCGCATATGGACTAATGACCACTGTACCAGTGATGGGCATCTGGCATGGCGCTCTGGGAATCATCGAAGGAATCATCACCATGCTGGCGGTCAGATATGTCCTCGTTAAACAACCAGACTTTGTCCCCTTACCAAAGGAGGTGAGGGGATAG
- a CDS encoding ABC transporter ATP-binding protein, with protein MLELENLEVGYNQKKVLCGINLTVKRGESLSIVGESGGGKTTLGLSIMGLVKGAVTGKILLDGKDLASLPEQELRKIRWNKVSLVFQDVEGALNPLYTALDQVSEPIIEHKLKKKEEARRHALQLLKAVGLPQERSSAYPHQLSGGERQRVLIAMAIANNPDLIILDEPTAALDAITKAEIINLIRDACKGRTILLLTHDLSTPPKLSDRIAVLYAGRILELGSTTNILSNPRHPYTRGLLRCYPSMTRTKDLQGIKGRMSFSERGCPFYPRCTQSIEICRDEVPRLEERGDRLIACHRGGIIPLLEVKKLSKFFSSLKAVDSVDLTLYEGETLGLVGETGSGKTTLAKTIMGIFEATEGEILLEGSRIRNRDLSFYMRVQMVFQNPRESLSHRLSVLEAVKEPLEIQKLGDEDQRESRVRDILEEVELFCTEYLNKYPHQLSGGEAQRVAIARALILDPKLLIADEPTSALDASIQAKIVKLLLNLQEKRGISILFITHNLPLARKISDRIAVMLAGKIVEIGNTNEILGYESHPYTNELISLVSEDHVISAGNIKNGSNYPSGCVFYPRCPFAAEICKKKEPEMVELGKGHLVACHFV; from the coding sequence ATGCTTGAACTAGAAAATCTGGAAGTCGGCTATAATCAAAAAAAGGTTCTCTGTGGGATAAATCTCACGGTGAAACGAGGCGAATCTCTATCAATTGTAGGCGAATCGGGCGGTGGTAAAACCACTCTTGGGCTTAGCATCATGGGACTCGTTAAAGGCGCTGTTACCGGTAAGATCTTATTGGATGGTAAGGATTTGGCTTCACTCCCAGAACAGGAGCTGAGAAAGATAAGATGGAACAAGGTCTCCCTGGTCTTTCAGGATGTAGAAGGCGCGTTAAACCCTCTATACACAGCATTGGACCAAGTTTCAGAGCCAATAATAGAGCATAAACTGAAGAAGAAGGAAGAGGCTAGGAGGCATGCTCTACAGCTCTTAAAGGCAGTCGGTCTTCCACAGGAGCGTTCTTCCGCTTACCCACACCAATTGAGTGGCGGGGAGCGGCAACGCGTCTTGATAGCAATGGCAATAGCAAACAACCCCGATCTGATTATTCTGGACGAACCCACCGCAGCATTGGACGCCATCACCAAAGCAGAGATAATCAATTTGATTCGCGATGCATGTAAGGGGCGGACAATACTTCTATTAACTCATGACCTCTCCACACCCCCAAAGCTCTCAGATAGAATCGCGGTACTCTATGCCGGTAGAATTTTGGAATTAGGTTCGACAACCAATATCCTCTCCAATCCGAGACACCCATATACACGAGGACTTCTTCGTTGCTATCCGAGCATGACCAGAACGAAGGATTTGCAGGGGATAAAGGGCAGAATGAGCTTCTCTGAGCGGGGATGCCCATTTTATCCTCGCTGCACTCAATCAATTGAAATCTGTCGAGACGAGGTGCCTCGGTTGGAAGAGAGGGGGGATCGCCTCATAGCCTGCCATAGAGGTGGGATCATACCGCTCTTGGAGGTGAAAAAGCTAAGCAAGTTTTTTAGCTCATTGAAGGCGGTTGATTCTGTTGATCTAACCCTCTATGAAGGGGAGACCTTAGGACTAGTAGGAGAAACGGGCTCTGGAAAGACAACGCTAGCCAAAACAATCATGGGGATTTTTGAAGCAACGGAAGGAGAGATATTGCTCGAGGGTTCGAGAATTCGCAATAGAGACCTGTCCTTCTATATGCGAGTTCAAATGGTCTTTCAAAACCCAAGGGAGTCCTTAAGCCACCGCCTCTCAGTTCTTGAAGCTGTAAAAGAGCCTTTGGAAATACAGAAGCTGGGAGATGAGGATCAAAGGGAAAGCAGAGTGCGCGACATTTTGGAGGAGGTTGAATTGTTTTGCACAGAGTACTTGAACAAATATCCACATCAACTGAGCGGTGGAGAAGCGCAAAGAGTTGCAATAGCAAGAGCGCTTATATTAGATCCGAAGCTGCTCATTGCAGATGAACCAACTTCAGCCTTGGATGCCAGTATCCAAGCAAAAATTGTAAAGCTCCTGCTCAATCTTCAGGAGAAGAGGGGCATAAGCATACTCTTCATCACCCATAACTTGCCCCTGGCAAGGAAGATAAGTGATAGGATCGCGGTGATGTTAGCGGGTAAAATCGTGGAAATAGGCAATACAAACGAGATACTGGGTTATGAAAGCCATCCATATACGAATGAACTGATTTCTCTGGTATCTGAAGACCATGTAATCTCAGCGGGTAATATAAAAAACGGGAGCAATTATCCGTCAGGGTGCGTGTTTTATCCGAGATGCCCTTTTGCGGCAGAAATTTGTAAGAAAAAAGAGCCGGAGATGGTTGAACTTGGAAAGGGGCATTTGGTAGCCTGTCATTTTGTTTAA